TACATATTAATCATAGCATTATTTCCTCACATATTCGTTTTTTTGATCTTGTTTCTGTATGTCTGTATGATACCTCTTACAGTCTATGCATCTTTTCGAAAATTTCTTCTCTCTGACAGCGGATTGCTACACCGATCTCTGTTCCAAGCTCTTCCAGTTCATCACAAATCACTGCGAAATCTTTTTTTATATTTGCAGCGTCAACAACCATCATCATGTTAAAATATCCCTGTACGATTGTCTGAGAAATGTCCAGAATATTAATCTGGTTGTCTGCCAAGTATGTACATACCTTTGCGATAATTCCTACGGTGTCTTTTCCCACTACAGTTACGATACATTTCTTCATGATTTTCTCCTCCTAATTGTCTCAAGATGTACATTGTTCCATATTATATTTCTGTCTGCACCGAAAATCATATCCGGTACGCATGCCTGAATATCTCAGGCTAGACCTCTATGATATCAGATACCGAATCACGCTTTGCGACCCACATATCCAGGTCTTCTCCTTTGTAAGCATTATCCGCCAGCGTCACTTCCAGCTTCACTGTTTCATAAGCAAGTCTTGCATAATTATTCTCTTTACTCAAGTGCCCCAGCATGATATGTTTCAAATTATCATGTAGTATATCACAAAGTAACTGACCTGACAATTCATTTGATAAATGACCTTTATCCCCAAGAATTCTTCTCTTTAACGAGTAAGGATATCCGCCTACTTCCAGCATATGTATATCATGGTTTGCTTCCAGCAGAACTGCATCCAGATTTTTTAGTTTTTTTACGATGTAATCATCATATGTTCCAAGATCTGTCGCAACTGCAACTGCTTTTCCTGCATTCTCCATCCGATATCCGCATGGTTCATTTGCATCATGCGAAATCTGAAATGGATGAATATCGATATCTCCCAACTGAAACATCTTATCTGTCTCGATTGGATGCAATAGCCCTTCCGGCATCTTTCCAAGACTGGAAGATCTTTCAATCCCCCGGATTGTTCCCGGTGTTGCATAAATCGGTATCGCATATTTACGGCTAAATACCCCCAGTCCCTGGATATGATCTGAATGTTCGTGTGTCACAAGAATTCCATCCAATTCCTCTCCTTTCACATCCAGCTCTTTTAATCCTTCTTCAATACGTTTTTTGCTAATGCCTGTATCCACAAGCAAATGTGTATCATCGCTTCCTACATAAATACAGTTGCCACTGCTTCCGCTGGCAATGCTGCACATCCTCATAATATTTCTCCTATCTGCTTCTCTGTATCTTTAAAATCCCCACTGTTATCGATCACATGTGTACAC
This Ruminococcus hominis DNA region includes the following protein-coding sequences:
- a CDS encoding ACT domain-containing protein, which translates into the protein MKKCIVTVVGKDTVGIIAKVCTYLADNQINILDISQTIVQGYFNMMMVVDAANIKKDFAVICDELEELGTEIGVAIRCQREEIFEKMHRL
- a CDS encoding MBL fold metallo-hydrolase, with protein sequence MRMCSIASGSSGNCIYVGSDDTHLLVDTGISKKRIEEGLKELDVKGEELDGILVTHEHSDHIQGLGVFSRKYAIPIYATPGTIRGIERSSSLGKMPEGLLHPIETDKMFQLGDIDIHPFQISHDANEPCGYRMENAGKAVAVATDLGTYDDYIVKKLKNLDAVLLEANHDIHMLEVGGYPYSLKRRILGDKGHLSNELSGQLLCDILHDNLKHIMLGHLSKENNYARLAYETVKLEVTLADNAYKGEDLDMWVAKRDSVSDIIEV